The Brachyhypopomus gauderio isolate BG-103 chromosome 1, BGAUD_0.2, whole genome shotgun sequence genome includes the window CAGTAGCCCTCCCATGGTACCATCCGTGATGTAGTGGGTGCCGTATTCATTGAGGAAGCGTGCATAGGAGCCGAAATTGTAGTGTTCAGGAAGCTCCAGCAGAGACTGCAGCATGTCCTCATGCAGCATCAGGTCTCGACTCCTCATCTTAAATTGTGCTGTTTCCACCTTTGACACCAGCCTAACAAATCCCACGTCCTGCTCAGAGACGTGTGCAGGACAACAGGTCATATGACAGTGTTCAATGGACAATCATGTATGATGGACGCACATTATAATGTTTTTTAGCACATTGTTCACAATATTAAAGAAAACTGAATTAAAGAGACAAATCACACTTGATCTTTTATAAGTAATTAGTGGATGTGACTAGTGGATATGATAACTGGATGTGATTAGTGGATGTGATTAGTGGATGTTAACTGGATGTGATTAGTGGATATGATAACTGGATGTCATTACTGGATGTGATTAGTGGATATGTTAACTGGATGTCATTACTGGATGTGATTAGTGGATTAGTGTGATTACCCATTTTGGATTTTCTTTTGCATGATCACCAGATCTGTAACACTGCTGTGTACCCACGAGTTGGCCACCCACTGATCCCACTCGACTGCAGTCACTGTGAGTGAGTTTCCATTCCTCACTAAGGTTGTGTATCCCTGACTCAAGTAACCACTATCACTCTAGACATTTTTTAAAGACAATTGTCCAGAAAATACAATCTTGTGACCAAATTATAATAAAAGCATCTGcataaattaaatcataaaaCTGCTAAACTGTTCTAATATAAAGTATGAAGTGTATTTTACCTTACTGTCATACTGTGATATGTTTCTCAAGAACATGTATGAAGAGCTTCCTGACACGCCCACTTCCACCTTCTGGATCCCAACTGTCACACCAAAGTTAGAAGAACTCTCTGTTCTCCTCGCTTCCAAGAAGCTTACAGCGTCAGTGTAGTACTCTGAAGATCCTTCAGTGACAGAGTGAGCCTGGAACCACAACAGCAGGTGTTGAAGGACTGAGCTGTTCCAGTTCTGCCCTGGCTGTACTGGAGGGGTAAACATCACCCATCATCTTGCACTATtactgttttattattattttgctcttttccttttttaataATACTGGTATTTCAATGATGAAGAAAAAACTTTCGTCATCAAGCTTGTTTTAAAACCTAGAGAAGTTGGTGTTGAGGAACACTACAGTGCCACATTTCTTTAGTAGAACATGTAGAGAAACACACTAAGTAAAGACGAGGATGATGTCCTTCTGTTGTGTCAACCCACCATTAATCTGTAGGAGAGGAAGTTGTGTGGTTTCCTGTAATACTTTTCAATATCATTATAATAAAGGTTTTCACAGAAGACGTCGTATGTGAGCTTCCTCCATTCTCCATTGTAGATGTACTCACAAATGCCTCCAAAGTATTTGGGATCCAGAACAGGATTAACAAAAATGTCAGACAAAGCATTAAATCTGGGGAAGAACAAGTCACTAGTTACTAAGGTACATACAGCTGGGACAGTTTTACATGACAAATTCTAGCAACAACTGTGTGTGTTGAaaatatatctgtgtgtgtgtgtgtttcagacatgcctgtgtgtgtgtgtatgtgtctgtgtgtatcagACATGCCCCtaagtgtatgtatgtgtgtgtacgtgtgtgtttgtgtgtgcttgtgtgtcatgcccctgtgtatgtgtgtgtgtggtgggggggtgtctTTGTTCCAGACCCCTGCGTGGCCTTTTGAGCTCCCGGGATAGGCAGCATGCCGACACATTTGGTTTCTCTACTTTCAATTTCTTCACAATCATCTTCATCACTGCCAAACCCACAATCCCACTCACCATTACAGCGGAGCTGCATACCAATGCACCgtcctgcgcacacacacacatacacacacacacacacacacacacacacacacacacatgcatgcatgtaaaataaacacgcacacacagagggtTTATGGTACCAGAACAACTTCTATAACTATTACCTCACATCTAAACACTTGGTAAAGCAGGATAGAAAAGCAagttgtgcagtgtgtgtgtgtatgtgtgtgagagagagagagagagagagaggggaagagagagaggagagcttAAATCAAAAAGGAGACTCACCTGTTTCAGGACATGTGTACATATCTCCACCACAGTCATCTTGAAGGTCACACTCGCCTTCTAGTGGACACTGTTTCTCATCCCACTGACTATGCACACACTTTATTcctccaaactgagagtgcttCTCCACATACTGGAAGCGCAGCTACAACAGAACAGTCATGTCAGTACTGAGTGGCATATAACTCAATCTACACTAGGCATTGGCTGTGTTACCTGTTATCTAACTGACCTATGGTAATCTAGGTAATATTGCACTCATGCCATGAACACTGAGAACCATTTGAAGCACAGCACTGAGAACACTAAAGAACTGTTGACTGTATATTTGTCGAATGTGCTGTGTATAATTTGATGTACAATTAATGCCATATGTATACATGTCATATTTCACAGTATATATTCaatgtactgtatatatatatcaagtGTACTGTGTATATTCTATGTACTGTGTATATTTGGTGTATGGTCCAACATTTAACCTCAGCAGAGCACATGAAACCAAAACACCTCAAATTCAAAGATTAACAGTGCATGATTTGGAAACACTTAAGCTGGAGAAAATGTGATTAAGTGAAAAATGCATCTGATGATTAAATGAAAACCACAGCAGATGAATGAGGTGAGGATGTGAGTGAGGATGCAGCTCCCTGTCTGTGGAGTGGCACATTCAGGGTATAAGTATTCAATACAATATTCCATTTGACACTTTCAAATGAGACCAACTAAACCCCTGCAGCATGGTGAGACAGTATGtgaacagggttgccaactcttacgcattgagcgtgagacacacgcatttgactgtcttcacatgctcacacaccacacatctgatttctcatgcagaaatctagtttatttacctctgatccatatctatgattcaaactagttcgctctggcgccaaccattggcgattgatcgatcgcgatataatacttaattcgtgtATAACCCCctggtaacaatttacattcgctaccccccccccccccccccggtcaacaatttacactgaTGGTCTCTAACTAATGCTTCAACTTGTGGATCATTATACGATTATTATAAGATTATTATAagatttttaaatgaagtaacaAATACAATAATATTTCTCTATTACTGCTGTACATCCCATTATATGAGGTAGTTTTAGAATCTTTACCGTCTTCTCTGTGCAAGTGTCACATGGTGTCCAAGCTGACCAGCTCCTCAGCTTACAATCTATAGGATCTGGGGAATCAGCACGTCGAGTTCTTCTGTAGAAGCTATTAGTACTTTAGAGAAAAACACACCATTTCACAAATTCAACCCTAACCATTTCACAACTTCACAGCATAGAAACAGAAAAGCTCAGACACACTACAGATACATGGCTATCCagagctaaccctaacccagagtCTAAATGCTAATCATAATTTAAACCCTATCTCTAACCCAGAGGCTTAATGCtacccctaacccaaacccagtGGTAGGCAAGTTGCTGTGAGTGAAACTGCCTGATTTTCCAACACAAAGGAGAGATGTTTATAATCCATTCCTCCCTTAACACCAAATCCTAACCCTACACACTTTAGACCTCCTACCTGCTCTCAGAGGAGTTCCGGAAAGCAGCAGATGTatgtaaaacacaaaaaaaagttaaaaaagcACAACAGCCAGCAAACAACAGGAACAGCCTCATAGCTGAAATGACTGGTCTGCTAATGATCACTGGTGGTCAAATGTGGATCTGAAGCATTTGTCAATAACACTGGAAGTAAATGATTGACAGGAGGTAAACAGTCGTATCAGTTCATTTGCTGTGAGAAAGACTGTAGTAATACTTGTTGAGAAAGACTGTAACTGTAATACTCTTTGGGAAATACTTTTGCTGTAATACTCCCCCATTATCAAAAAATTCTGGGCAACCCAATCAAAGCTACTTTTGTTAATGTTACACAAACAATATATGAACATT containing:
- the c8a gene encoding complement component C8 alpha chain, producing the protein MPQFPVSPTSTMGHRTRSKNSLKRETNYGSSQSHRPIGTWKQHMSSISCSCSPSGGQPARKSAGTNKKKTSTNSFYRRTRRADSPDPIDCKLRSWSAWTPCDTCTEKTLRFQYVEKHSQFGGIKCVHSQWDEKQCPLEGECDLQDDCGGDMYTCPETGRCIGMQLRCNGEWDCGFGSDEDDCEEIESRETKCVGMLPIPGAQKATQGFNALSDIFVNPVLDPKYFGGICEYIYNGEWRKLTYDVFCENLYYNDIEKYYRKPHNFLSYRLMAHSVTEGSSEYYTDAVSFLEARRTESSSNFGVTVGIQKVEVGVSGSSSYMFLRNISQYDSKDVGFVRLVSKVETAQFKMRSRDLMLHEDMLQSLLELPEHYNFGSYARFLNEYGTHYITDGTMGGLLEYIVLVNKEAMKRSEMEGTLVSQCLGASLGLSKPVFSGATAQLGIQHKTCSSVRLGNRERESHSGLIHDVITYVKGGTIGATAAKLMIHDANSYRKWGESLKYNPAVIEYEAMPIYELVRFSTAAEQAKTRLPLLKQAWEEYTQQFNPCRCSPCKNNGIAVLSGTACSCLCREGYSGLACEKTTRKGPTHGAWSCWGGWTPCISETKTRHRECNNPQPTDNGFPCQGSSEQRRGC